A part of Pirellulales bacterium genomic DNA contains:
- a CDS encoding methyltransferase domain-containing protein, producing MSRQGWFFRSLRAARDLTRFRIPAHLNSRLRHISLEATEKFRQRLLEFRQEAVGGAAADDEDLQNHLFRRLDDNRRQVVPWLDAARSLDGAAVLEIGCGTGSATVALAEQGARVTAVDLDPRAIRVAEERCRLYGVEATFFAANAAELSGPIAEQRFDFILFFASLEHMTHPERMAAMARTWQMLPPGGLWGVIETPNRLWYYDHHTAHLNFFLWLSDELAADYVRFSPRDDVREQIGGAENRPLALCRAGRGVSFHEFDLALGPSRNLNVVSSMPLFYRQRDLALRLQWRLSRDCRFERFLAELCADLHRGFLQPTLYLLIRKP from the coding sequence GGTTTTTTCGATCGCTCCGCGCCGCGCGTGACCTCACTCGTTTCCGAATTCCAGCCCATCTGAACAGCCGCTTACGCCACATTTCGCTTGAGGCAACCGAGAAGTTCCGGCAACGGCTGCTCGAATTCCGGCAGGAAGCCGTCGGCGGCGCTGCCGCGGACGATGAAGACCTGCAAAACCATCTCTTTCGCCGGCTCGACGATAACCGACGGCAAGTGGTTCCGTGGCTCGACGCCGCCCGATCGCTGGATGGTGCGGCCGTGCTGGAGATCGGCTGCGGCACGGGCAGCGCCACCGTCGCGCTCGCCGAGCAAGGTGCGCGGGTGACGGCGGTCGATCTCGACCCGCGGGCCATCCGCGTCGCCGAAGAGCGCTGCCGCCTGTATGGCGTCGAGGCGACGTTCTTCGCCGCCAATGCCGCCGAACTGAGCGGACCGATCGCGGAACAGCGCTTCGATTTCATCCTTTTTTTCGCCTCGCTGGAGCACATGACGCACCCGGAGCGGATGGCGGCGATGGCCCGAACTTGGCAAATGTTGCCGCCCGGCGGGCTGTGGGGCGTGATCGAGACGCCTAACCGTCTCTGGTATTACGACCACCACACGGCCCACCTGAACTTCTTCCTCTGGCTCTCCGACGAGCTGGCGGCCGACTATGTGCGCTTCAGTCCCCGTGACGACGTCCGAGAACAAATCGGCGGCGCGGAAAACCGGCCGTTGGCGCTCTGTCGGGCGGGCCGGGGAGTGAGCTTTCACGAATTCGATCTGGCACTGGGACCTTCACGAAATCTGAATGTCGTCAGCAGCATGCCGCTCTTCTATCGCCAGCGCGACTTGGCCCTGCGGCTGCAATGGAGGCTGTCACGCGACTGCCGGTTCGAGCGCTTTCTCGCCGAGCTCTGCGCGGATCTCCATCGCGGCTTCCTGCAGCCCACGCTCTACCTGCTGATCCGTAAGCCGTAG
- a CDS encoding S1/P1 nuclease encodes MKLARIALLLFMVCACAAPASGWNSTGHMAVALLAWKRLDPAQRQAAHRLLAAHPHYARYLTQQRPDDVPIDEWAFLRAATWPDWVRESREHHERDLAAYHHANWHYINLPFVAPEQAREFAAADLRPEAPNVITALNEAWESLNSGEGGPQEQAIHFCWVLHLVGDIHQPLHCASLVSRRFPPPKGDEGGNLVAINPHKRAEPLHTFWDHLLGTNTHARALEELAKRIEAGAESDRDLAARFRSHETVQSWADESYQAAVEFAYLNGRLPIVDYRLVERKEVDVHEVPVLPAGYAATARDVAHRQAALGGRRLAAVVQQILKR; translated from the coding sequence ATGAAGCTCGCTCGAATCGCCCTGTTGCTTTTCATGGTTTGTGCGTGTGCCGCTCCGGCCTCAGGCTGGAACAGCACCGGCCACATGGCCGTCGCCTTGCTGGCTTGGAAGCGGCTCGACCCGGCGCAACGGCAGGCCGCCCACCGATTACTCGCCGCCCATCCACACTATGCGCGGTATCTCACGCAGCAGCGGCCCGACGATGTGCCGATCGACGAGTGGGCCTTTCTGCGGGCGGCGACCTGGCCCGACTGGGTCCGCGAGAGCCGCGAACACCACGAGCGCGATTTGGCCGCGTATCATCATGCGAACTGGCATTACATCAATCTTCCTTTCGTGGCGCCGGAGCAAGCCCGCGAGTTTGCCGCGGCCGATTTGCGGCCGGAGGCGCCCAACGTGATCACCGCCTTGAACGAGGCCTGGGAATCGCTGAACAGCGGTGAAGGCGGTCCGCAGGAGCAGGCGATCCACTTCTGCTGGGTGCTGCACTTGGTGGGCGACATTCACCAACCGCTGCACTGCGCCAGTCTGGTTTCGCGGCGCTTTCCGCCGCCCAAGGGAGACGAGGGGGGCAATCTTGTGGCGATCAATCCGCACAAGCGCGCCGAGCCGCTGCACACGTTCTGGGACCACTTATTGGGCACCAATACGCACGCGCGGGCTTTGGAAGAGCTGGCCAAGCGCATCGAAGCCGGCGCGGAATCGGACCGCGACCTGGCCGCCCGCTTCCGCAGCCACGAGACGGTGCAATCGTGGGCCGATGAGAGCTATCAGGCGGCGGTGGAATTCGCCTATCTCAACGGCCGGTTGCCGATCGTCGATTACCGCCTGGTCGAACGCAAAGAAGTGGACGTGCATGAGGTGCCCGTCTTACCGGCCGGTTATGCGGCCACGGCCCGCGACGTCGCCCACCGCCAAGCGGCCCTGGGCGGTCGACGGCTGGCGGCGGTGGTGCAACAAATCCTCAAGCGGTAG